One genomic window of Stigmatella ashevillena includes the following:
- a CDS encoding HP0495 family protein, producing the protein MTKDGPEAPSEGGEEKKELIAYPSVYTFKVMGVQEQGFAEYVRQLFSRLMGTDISPDSMQEQPSSKGKYVSVTVSVYLLSEEHRRAIYTQLHQEKRIVYYL; encoded by the coding sequence ATGACGAAGGATGGCCCCGAGGCTCCCTCCGAAGGAGGGGAAGAGAAGAAGGAACTCATCGCGTACCCCTCCGTCTACACCTTCAAGGTGATGGGGGTGCAGGAGCAGGGCTTCGCCGAATATGTGCGGCAGCTCTTCTCCCGGCTGATGGGAACGGACATCTCACCGGACTCCATGCAGGAGCAGCCCAGCAGCAAGGGCAAGTACGTGTCGGTTACCGTCTCGGTGTACCTGCTGTCCGAGGAGCATCGCCGGGCGATCTACACCCAGCTCCATCAGGAGAAGCGGATCGTTTATTACCTGTGA
- a CDS encoding SAM-dependent methyltransferase: MSPAGSFPLNYPGDARRAFGSDDVTRRFARVSQLEPGSRVLVLGCGPVHSAILLARDLGCSVVAADTEEALLTSVRERVRALSLGDRVEVRRVDLGQPHFPDGEFDAVLIQGRIFSPLKHSLRSLRRVLSLRGRLGMTYPSRVGRFPPRAAMEFWEKRLGAPLLLPRELLLAMESEGYEPESVETLPEVELDGLYQEAESHLEGLPEADAALLRQEIALHREQHGKPGVSFSFFIGRRKEPGEKPPASRDRG; the protein is encoded by the coding sequence ATGAGTCCGGCCGGGTCTTTCCCGCTCAACTATCCAGGTGATGCTCGGCGTGCCTTCGGCTCCGATGATGTGACTCGCCGATTCGCCCGGGTGTCGCAGTTGGAGCCGGGCTCCCGTGTCCTGGTGCTGGGCTGTGGCCCCGTCCACTCTGCGATTCTGCTGGCGCGAGATCTCGGGTGCTCGGTGGTGGCGGCGGACACGGAGGAGGCACTCCTCACCTCGGTGCGAGAGCGGGTGCGGGCCCTGAGCCTCGGAGACCGGGTGGAAGTCCGCCGTGTCGATCTGGGCCAGCCCCACTTTCCGGACGGCGAATTCGATGCGGTGTTGATCCAGGGCCGGATCTTCTCGCCGCTGAAGCACTCCCTGCGATCCCTGCGCCGGGTGTTGTCCCTTCGGGGCCGTCTCGGCATGACGTACCCGTCCCGGGTGGGGCGCTTTCCTCCCCGCGCGGCGATGGAGTTCTGGGAGAAGCGACTGGGCGCGCCCTTGCTGCTGCCCCGCGAGCTGTTGCTGGCCATGGAGTCCGAGGGCTATGAGCCCGAGTCCGTGGAGACGCTCCCGGAGGTGGAGTTGGATGGCCTCTACCAGGAGGCCGAGTCCCACCTGGAGGGGCTGCCAGAGGCCGATGCCGCGCTCCTGCGCCAGGAGATTGCGCTGCACCGCGAGCAGCACGGCAAGCCCGGGGTGAGCTTTTCGTTCTTCATTGGCCGCCGCAAGGAGCCAGGAGAGAAGCCCCCGGCGTCGCGGGACCGCGGCTAG
- a CDS encoding AAA family ATPase — translation MTQPLTFPPQAAQAFRRFFGELRETYLERETLFTQIELALLCKEHVLVVGPPGTAKSAVASAVLGRIVDEKTGSPSLFSKQIAESTVQADLIGPVDFKVLTETGRTEYITDDGMLGATHAFLDEVFDGRDMLLRSILNVLHERELKHGRRVTSGRIECAIMTSNRYLSEVLARSPELLLAFADRLSFISFVPKSFAQRASRAAMLHRFAHGIRPDLRAGLTLQQLDVLQDAVVRVDVSSQLLEGIELLADGLERALMAQVSKLPDYVPTKYFSQRSVVKALWALKAAVVRDQIYRHPDRPLEATLDDLDALRWFFLLGGPVAADVEALLKVAVDPRERAQLEIVRLEQVAFDEALAKVRSELVSGVEREASTLNASEEVSATEALARTFQAGMVSSVAQRLRVKLVPGPRHSQNRGALLVAARALVSVVERRLARGMTSPATQSPQEGRGGVQLMTAFQDTLELCRAVPELRVHLGPMCGATARSLEQMLEMIVASAEGVEFEDGLKIEALVGLADNLEEEIAQAANLSGLLSEEAPEAMERLRAAETEARGRVGAALRRRAVSAFQAPRTGKREPFETLAADSRRLNQLERSLHELDPSQPGLKQELLLPLGLVYAREVLSSTPFERIEQFARAVQTVAENLRQEGLSPESILAECRAIIESRLIDHARLLSRDVASPSPSPSAILTGEAYTFYRSTFSVRVPDGEFAALQGLDGHLTSSSSQPAVAFLSTGVLQAVAQAELAFVHIRIKYLRSWLTQLLTVLLPELEALKARVEAERTFERLVKSRFPLLALKEGELVRLRGVLGTLGSMEGELGEAAGRLTLQLRGIDEDFGRFSRRVLELRSSL, via the coding sequence GTGACCCAGCCCTTGACGTTTCCTCCTCAGGCCGCACAGGCCTTCCGCCGTTTCTTTGGTGAGCTGCGCGAGACGTACCTCGAGCGCGAGACGCTCTTCACCCAGATTGAGCTGGCGCTGCTGTGCAAGGAGCATGTGCTCGTGGTGGGGCCGCCCGGCACCGCGAAGAGTGCTGTCGCCAGTGCGGTGCTGGGACGTATCGTCGATGAGAAGACTGGGAGTCCCTCCCTCTTTTCCAAGCAGATCGCCGAGTCCACCGTGCAGGCGGACCTCATCGGTCCCGTGGATTTCAAGGTCCTCACCGAGACGGGCCGCACCGAGTACATCACCGACGATGGGATGCTGGGGGCCACCCATGCCTTCCTGGACGAGGTCTTTGACGGGCGCGACATGCTGCTGCGCTCCATCCTCAACGTCCTGCACGAGCGTGAACTCAAGCACGGGCGCCGGGTGACCAGCGGGCGCATCGAGTGCGCCATCATGACGAGCAACCGCTACCTCTCCGAGGTGCTGGCGCGCTCGCCCGAACTGTTGCTGGCCTTCGCGGACCGGCTCAGCTTCATCTCCTTCGTGCCCAAGTCCTTTGCCCAGCGCGCCAGCCGCGCCGCCATGCTGCATCGCTTCGCGCACGGTATCCGGCCGGATCTGCGGGCAGGGCTCACGTTGCAGCAGCTTGATGTGCTCCAGGATGCCGTGGTCCGGGTGGATGTCTCCAGCCAGCTTCTCGAGGGCATCGAGCTCCTGGCGGACGGGCTGGAGCGTGCGCTGATGGCGCAGGTGTCCAAGCTGCCCGATTACGTCCCCACCAAGTATTTCTCCCAGCGCTCCGTGGTGAAGGCACTGTGGGCGCTCAAGGCCGCAGTGGTGAGGGATCAGATCTATCGGCATCCGGATCGCCCGTTGGAGGCGACCCTTGATGATCTGGACGCGCTGCGGTGGTTCTTCCTCCTGGGCGGGCCCGTGGCGGCTGACGTCGAGGCCCTCCTCAAGGTCGCGGTGGATCCCCGGGAACGTGCGCAGCTCGAGATCGTCCGCCTGGAGCAGGTGGCCTTCGATGAGGCGCTCGCCAAGGTGCGCAGCGAGCTGGTCTCGGGCGTGGAGCGCGAGGCCTCCACGCTGAATGCCTCGGAGGAGGTGAGCGCCACCGAGGCGCTCGCTCGCACCTTCCAAGCGGGCATGGTCTCCAGCGTTGCCCAGCGGCTGCGGGTGAAGCTCGTTCCCGGGCCGAGGCACTCCCAGAACAGAGGCGCCCTGCTGGTGGCGGCCCGTGCCTTGGTGTCGGTGGTGGAGCGACGGCTGGCACGGGGAATGACCAGCCCGGCGACGCAGAGCCCCCAAGAGGGACGCGGTGGGGTCCAGCTCATGACGGCCTTCCAGGACACCCTGGAGCTCTGCCGCGCTGTTCCCGAACTCCGCGTGCATCTGGGGCCCATGTGTGGGGCCACCGCTCGGTCATTGGAGCAGATGCTGGAGATGATCGTCGCCTCGGCCGAGGGGGTGGAGTTCGAGGACGGCCTCAAGATCGAAGCGTTGGTGGGGCTCGCCGATAACCTGGAGGAAGAAATCGCCCAGGCGGCCAACCTGTCGGGACTGCTGTCCGAGGAGGCCCCCGAGGCGATGGAGCGGCTCCGGGCCGCCGAAACCGAGGCGCGTGGGCGCGTGGGCGCGGCGCTCCGGAGGCGGGCGGTGAGTGCCTTCCAAGCGCCTCGGACTGGGAAGCGAGAGCCATTCGAGACCCTGGCCGCGGACTCCCGGCGCTTGAATCAGCTGGAGCGCTCCCTGCACGAGTTGGATCCTTCCCAGCCGGGCTTGAAGCAGGAACTGCTCCTTCCGCTGGGACTGGTCTATGCCCGGGAGGTCTTGTCCTCCACCCCCTTCGAGCGCATCGAGCAGTTCGCCCGCGCGGTCCAGACGGTGGCGGAGAACCTACGGCAAGAGGGGCTGTCTCCCGAAAGCATCCTGGCCGAGTGCCGGGCCATCATCGAGTCCCGCCTCATCGACCATGCCCGTCTGCTCTCCCGGGATGTCGCGAGCCCGTCTCCTTCACCGTCCGCCATTCTCACCGGTGAGGCCTACACCTTCTACCGGAGCACCTTCTCGGTGCGCGTGCCAGATGGAGAGTTCGCCGCGCTCCAGGGGCTCGATGGTCACCTGACGTCTTCCTCGTCCCAGCCCGCGGTGGCGTTCCTATCCACCGGGGTCTTGCAGGCCGTGGCGCAGGCGGAGCTGGCCTTCGTCCACATCCGCATCAAGTACCTGCGGAGCTGGTTGACGCAACTGCTCACCGTGCTGCTGCCGGAGCTGGAGGCACTCAAGGCCCGGGTCGAGGCGGAGCGCACGTTCGAACGGCTCGTGAAGAGCCGTTTTCCACTGCTCGCACTCAAGGAAGGTGAGTTGGTGCGGCTCCGAGGCGTGCTCGGGACGTTGGGGTCGATGGAAGGTGAACTGGGAGAGGCCGCGGGCCGGCTCACGCTTCAACTGCGTGGCATTGACGAGGACTTTGGACGTTTCAGCAGGCGTGTGCTGGAGCTGCGCTCCTCGTTGTGA
- a CDS encoding DNA integrity scanning protein DisA nucleotide-binding domain protein yields the protein MTEGTKFDREFLRSALSLAARNDVNHFLYICDTPIAPEDLRGRPARRKLIYAVTSDKIAQEYIHRQLRALVIPAYDYSRTERVKVALVSALSQGAFKEGDLVLCMTGKVGKAPDTLMQMHIGGSLDDRVAIEGVKLGDEFNSQVVDALIQLALQIGQEGFEGHPIGTIITIGDHTTVLEKSRQMTINPFQGLSEAERNVLDPKIREAIKNFSVLDGAFVIREDGVVLAAGRYLSSTDESVKIPLGLGARHAAAAGITSTTHCISLVVSQTSGAVRLFKGGNIVLELHQTARRT from the coding sequence GTGACGGAGGGGACGAAATTCGACCGGGAGTTCCTGCGTTCAGCCCTCTCGCTGGCGGCCAGGAACGATGTCAACCACTTCCTGTATATCTGCGACACCCCCATTGCGCCGGAAGACCTGCGCGGCCGACCCGCGCGGCGCAAGCTTATCTACGCGGTGACCTCGGACAAAATCGCCCAGGAATACATCCACCGGCAGCTGCGCGCCCTGGTCATCCCCGCCTACGACTACTCGCGCACCGAGCGGGTGAAGGTCGCCCTCGTCTCCGCACTCTCTCAGGGAGCGTTCAAGGAGGGGGACCTGGTGCTGTGCATGACGGGCAAGGTGGGCAAGGCCCCGGACACGCTGATGCAGATGCACATCGGCGGCTCGCTGGATGACCGGGTCGCCATTGAAGGCGTGAAACTGGGCGACGAGTTCAACTCCCAGGTGGTGGACGCGCTCATCCAGTTGGCGCTGCAGATCGGTCAGGAAGGCTTCGAAGGCCACCCCATCGGGACGATCATCACGATTGGCGACCACACGACCGTCCTGGAGAAAAGCCGGCAGATGACCATCAACCCGTTCCAGGGCCTGTCCGAGGCGGAGCGGAACGTGCTGGATCCCAAAATACGCGAGGCCATCAAGAACTTCTCGGTGCTGGACGGGGCGTTCGTCATCCGGGAGGACGGGGTGGTGCTGGCGGCGGGCCGCTACCTCTCCTCCACGGACGAGAGCGTGAAGATTCCCCTGGGACTGGGAGCCCGGCACGCCGCCGCAGCGGGCATCACCTCCACCACCCACTGCATCTCCCTGGTGGTGAGCCAGACCTCGGGGGCGGTCCGGCTCTTCAAGGGCGGCAACATCGTCCTGGAGCTGCATCAGACCGCACGTCGCACGTAG
- a CDS encoding PspA/IM30 family protein, translating to MLFGFWRKKDKKKPVDPLAAFDQLIEDLERQGAEVRKSAATLLALKGELSRSLERYSRRLEDIAQRCGVAESRGDVKGAQVLRRDQEQAQALLRSTRESLDRTDLDSRLLLEAAAELGARATELRIERQSASARLTAGSLVTGAMREQVARIEKVLAVDAARDEVERAHALAEIYREERGEGETAE from the coding sequence ATGCTCTTCGGCTTCTGGCGCAAGAAGGACAAGAAGAAGCCCGTGGATCCGCTCGCGGCCTTCGATCAGCTCATCGAGGACCTGGAGCGCCAGGGCGCGGAGGTCCGCAAGTCGGCGGCCACGCTGCTGGCGCTCAAGGGAGAACTGTCCCGCTCCTTGGAGCGCTACAGCCGTCGGCTGGAGGACATCGCTCAGCGGTGTGGGGTCGCGGAGTCCCGAGGAGATGTGAAGGGCGCACAGGTGCTTCGCAGGGACCAGGAACAGGCGCAGGCCCTGCTCCGGTCCACCCGGGAGTCCTTGGACCGGACGGACCTGGACTCCCGCTTGTTGCTGGAGGCTGCTGCGGAACTCGGCGCCCGCGCCACGGAGCTGCGCATCGAACGGCAGAGCGCTTCGGCCCGGCTCACCGCGGGCTCGCTGGTCACCGGCGCCATGCGCGAGCAGGTGGCGCGCATCGAGAAGGTGCTCGCCGTGGATGCGGCCCGGGATGAGGTGGAGCGCGCCCATGCGCTCGCGGAGATCTACCGGGAAGAGCGGGGAGAAGGGGAGACGGCGGAGTAG
- a CDS encoding vWA domain-containing protein: MLAPRITELRLRLDALQHGNQRPSGMVGWALGLLAPGELDLSLPTLAALDREMDQVGVHTLADAHLLRTLGAHKGRAGKLSEALEARATEALEEFESLLRRVERAHRAGELPPGARTVLERAFTQLARVVKVADVFTAAPGTEPPFEIFSRAAYSWEGRPPSSARMAIAAFLSQRARSNVEDVLQKRRDLDLAHEMLLRLGADHDRDRSMVLRREVAEARERIRSVAPASSLAELVKQVRVSARREPQQAYRSLKGLYERALEAADAPLAAAARAALVPLLPPQGRIRAMVEQAERDELTRWFGGARLEEAAEGAGRQEPKGQTSLADDLLTDLAFSLKPEQLAAFELAAGCARYFDVEDALSEEVVQADVRALQSVPRRVPYPTQMMSFEATGSLHEVHNFVISDPRMIVYDLAASRQLVRAYLEEEPPPKPKRMKRTSVRVYVCDASGSMHGARARFRDAIIIAELNNLRAKARQGQPFDPLYFSFFNDAPTELARVDTAAGASWQIEKLFRQSPAEGQTDITLALISAFDSIRSAQGRDPYLARATVVLITDGEDRVDQELIRRTRVPMSSLDISLSFISLGEENPDLKFLVQEQRAQGGRAFYHHLSDAEIQWARTEFDVPWRTLLPHGVPETPEALEVLLPHLEALEALALKRGPPAAPVAVEASFDALFPEQPSAQVRAEAPGPDGVARVGDILAALAEAASLAPADRRATESVQLLQHLLGVYQLTPARYLAALAAGSKQVEESLARVRLLCRPFG; the protein is encoded by the coding sequence ATGCTGGCTCCCCGCATCACGGAGTTGCGCCTCCGGCTGGACGCCCTCCAGCACGGTAACCAGCGGCCCTCCGGTATGGTGGGGTGGGCGCTTGGCCTGTTGGCGCCCGGGGAACTGGACCTGTCCCTTCCAACGTTGGCGGCGCTGGACCGGGAGATGGATCAGGTGGGCGTGCACACGCTGGCGGATGCGCACCTGCTGCGCACGCTCGGGGCCCACAAAGGCCGTGCGGGCAAGCTCTCCGAGGCGCTGGAAGCACGGGCCACGGAAGCGCTGGAGGAGTTCGAGTCCCTGCTGCGGCGCGTGGAGCGCGCGCATAGGGCCGGTGAACTCCCGCCGGGGGCTCGGACGGTGCTGGAGCGGGCCTTCACCCAGCTTGCGCGCGTGGTGAAGGTCGCGGATGTGTTCACGGCCGCGCCGGGCACCGAGCCACCATTCGAGATTTTTTCCCGGGCGGCCTACTCCTGGGAGGGGCGCCCTCCCTCCAGTGCCCGCATGGCCATTGCGGCGTTCCTGTCTCAGCGGGCACGGAGCAACGTAGAGGACGTGCTTCAAAAGCGCCGCGATCTGGATCTGGCCCACGAGATGCTCTTGAGATTGGGGGCGGACCACGACCGGGACCGGAGCATGGTGTTGCGCCGCGAGGTGGCGGAGGCGCGCGAGCGCATCCGCTCTGTTGCGCCGGCCTCCTCGTTGGCGGAACTGGTGAAACAGGTTCGCGTCAGCGCCCGGCGAGAGCCTCAGCAGGCTTACCGCTCGCTCAAGGGACTCTATGAGCGGGCGCTGGAGGCGGCGGATGCCCCTCTCGCCGCCGCGGCGCGTGCCGCCCTGGTCCCGCTTCTGCCGCCTCAGGGGCGGATTCGCGCCATGGTGGAGCAGGCCGAGCGTGACGAGTTGACGCGCTGGTTTGGCGGGGCTCGCCTGGAAGAGGCCGCAGAGGGAGCGGGGCGCCAGGAGCCCAAGGGGCAGACCTCGCTCGCGGACGATTTGCTGACGGATCTGGCCTTCTCCCTCAAGCCCGAGCAACTGGCCGCATTCGAGCTGGCGGCTGGATGCGCCCGGTACTTCGACGTGGAGGATGCGCTCTCGGAAGAGGTGGTCCAGGCGGATGTGCGGGCCCTCCAGTCCGTGCCACGGCGTGTCCCGTACCCCACGCAGATGATGAGCTTCGAGGCGACGGGCAGCCTCCATGAGGTGCACAACTTCGTCATCTCCGATCCGCGGATGATCGTCTATGACCTGGCCGCCAGCAGGCAACTGGTCCGCGCCTATCTGGAAGAGGAGCCGCCACCGAAGCCCAAGCGCATGAAGCGCACCTCGGTCCGCGTCTACGTGTGTGATGCCTCGGGCTCCATGCATGGCGCGCGCGCGCGCTTCCGCGATGCCATCATCATCGCCGAGCTGAACAACCTGCGCGCCAAGGCCCGCCAGGGGCAGCCGTTTGATCCGCTGTACTTCTCCTTCTTCAATGATGCACCGACCGAGCTGGCCCGGGTGGATACGGCTGCCGGAGCCTCCTGGCAGATCGAAAAGCTCTTCCGCCAATCACCTGCCGAAGGTCAGACGGACATCACCCTGGCATTGATCTCCGCGTTCGACTCCATCCGCTCGGCCCAGGGGAGGGATCCCTACCTGGCGCGGGCCACGGTGGTGCTCATCACCGATGGCGAGGACCGGGTGGATCAGGAGCTCATCCGGCGAACCCGGGTCCCCATGAGTTCGCTCGATATCTCGTTGAGCTTCATCTCGCTGGGAGAGGAGAACCCGGATCTCAAGTTCCTCGTGCAGGAGCAGCGCGCACAGGGAGGCCGCGCCTTCTACCACCATCTCTCCGATGCGGAGATCCAATGGGCCCGGACCGAGTTCGACGTGCCCTGGCGGACGTTGCTCCCCCACGGCGTCCCCGAAACGCCGGAGGCGCTGGAGGTGCTCCTGCCGCACCTGGAGGCGTTGGAGGCGCTGGCGCTCAAGCGGGGGCCTCCTGCGGCTCCCGTGGCGGTAGAAGCCTCCTTCGACGCGCTCTTTCCCGAGCAGCCTTCCGCTCAAGTGCGAGCCGAGGCCCCCGGCCCCGATGGGGTGGCACGGGTGGGAGACATCCTCGCCGCCCTGGCGGAAGCCGCCTCGCTGGCGCCCGCGGACCGCCGTGCGACCGAGAGCGTCCAGTTGCTCCAGCACCTGCTGGGGGTGTACCAACTGACCCCTGCGCGCTATCTGGCCGCCCTCGCCGCGGGGTCCAAGCAGGTGGAGGAGAGTCTTGCCCGGGTTCGCCTTCTGTGCCGGCCGTTCGGGTAG
- the dnaK gene encoding molecular chaperone DnaK, giving the protein MGKIIGIDLGTTNSVVAIMEGREPKVIVNEEGSRITPSVVAFTKDGERLVGQVAKRQSITNPERTVYSIKRFMGRRYEETTEEAKLVPYKVARGPHGDARVEIDGKQFSAPEISAQVLLKLKRAAENYLGEKVTEAVITVPAYFNDAQRQATKDAGEIAGLTVRRIVNEPTAAALAYGLDKKKDEKIAVYDFGGGTFDVSILEVGENVVDVLATNGDTHLGGDNIDQRLMDWLITEFKKDTGLDISKDKMVLQRLKEAAEKAKIELSSAMDTEINLPFLTADASGPKHLNVKLTRAKFEAMIDDLIERSLEPCRKCLKDAGVEPKDLNEVVLVGGSTRIPKVKEAVQRLFGKKPNESVNPDEVVAVGAAVQAGVLSGEVKDILLLDVTPLSLGVETLGGVMTKLIERNTTIPTRKSETFSTAADGQTQVEIHVLQGERDMAGDNRSLGRFHLTGLPPAPRGLPQIEVTFDIDANGILNVSAKDKATNKEQKVTISHSSGLAKDEVEKMVAQARENEAADKARRELVELKNQAESQAYAADKMLKENKDKLSADGAKALEEAVAELNKVREGEDKDALKAALEKLQAASYKVAEEMYRATGQAGGAPPPGAEPSAAPGSQASPKKDDVVDAEFRQS; this is encoded by the coding sequence GTGGGCAAGATCATCGGAATCGACCTGGGCACCACCAACAGCGTGGTGGCGATCATGGAGGGTCGCGAGCCCAAGGTCATCGTGAACGAGGAAGGCAGCCGAATCACTCCCTCTGTGGTGGCCTTCACCAAGGACGGCGAGCGGCTGGTCGGGCAGGTGGCCAAGCGCCAGTCCATCACCAACCCGGAGCGCACCGTCTACTCGATCAAGCGCTTCATGGGCCGCCGTTACGAGGAGACGACGGAGGAGGCCAAGCTGGTCCCTTATAAGGTGGCCCGTGGACCCCACGGGGATGCGCGTGTCGAGATCGACGGCAAGCAGTTCAGCGCGCCGGAGATTTCCGCGCAGGTGCTGCTCAAGCTCAAGCGCGCCGCAGAGAATTACCTGGGCGAGAAGGTGACCGAGGCGGTCATCACCGTCCCGGCGTACTTCAACGATGCCCAGCGCCAGGCTACCAAGGATGCAGGCGAGATCGCCGGCCTCACGGTGCGCCGCATCGTGAACGAGCCGACGGCCGCCGCTCTAGCGTACGGCCTGGACAAGAAGAAGGACGAGAAGATCGCCGTCTATGACTTCGGCGGTGGCACCTTCGACGTCTCCATCCTGGAGGTGGGGGAGAACGTGGTGGATGTGCTCGCCACCAACGGCGACACCCACCTGGGTGGCGACAACATCGACCAGCGGCTCATGGACTGGCTGATCACCGAGTTCAAGAAGGACACTGGGCTCGACATCAGCAAGGACAAGATGGTGCTCCAGCGCCTGAAGGAGGCCGCGGAGAAGGCCAAGATCGAGCTGTCCAGCGCGATGGATACGGAGATCAACCTCCCGTTCCTCACTGCGGATGCCTCGGGCCCCAAGCACCTCAACGTCAAGCTCACGCGCGCGAAGTTCGAGGCGATGATCGATGATCTCATCGAGCGCTCGCTGGAGCCGTGCCGCAAGTGCCTCAAGGACGCGGGCGTGGAGCCCAAGGACCTGAACGAAGTGGTGCTCGTCGGTGGCTCCACGCGCATCCCGAAGGTCAAGGAGGCCGTGCAGCGGCTGTTCGGCAAGAAGCCGAACGAGAGCGTGAACCCGGACGAGGTGGTCGCCGTGGGCGCCGCCGTGCAGGCCGGTGTGCTCTCGGGTGAGGTGAAGGACATCCTCTTGCTCGACGTCACCCCGCTGTCGCTGGGCGTGGAGACGCTGGGCGGCGTGATGACCAAGCTCATCGAGCGCAACACCACCATCCCCACCCGCAAGTCGGAGACCTTCTCCACGGCAGCCGATGGGCAGACGCAGGTGGAGATCCACGTGCTGCAGGGTGAGCGCGACATGGCGGGCGACAACCGCAGCCTGGGCCGTTTCCACCTGACGGGCCTGCCGCCGGCCCCGCGAGGCCTGCCGCAGATCGAGGTGACCTTCGACATCGACGCCAACGGCATCCTCAACGTGAGCGCCAAGGACAAGGCCACGAACAAGGAGCAGAAGGTCACCATCTCCCACTCCTCGGGTCTCGCCAAGGACGAGGTGGAGAAGATGGTGGCTCAGGCCCGGGAGAACGAGGCGGCCGACAAGGCGCGCCGTGAACTGGTGGAGCTGAAGAACCAGGCCGAGAGCCAGGCCTACGCCGCGGACAAGATGCTCAAGGAGAACAAGGACAAGCTCTCCGCGGACGGTGCCAAGGCGCTCGAAGAGGCCGTCGCCGAGCTCAACAAGGTCCGCGAGGGCGAGGACAAGGATGCCCTCAAGGCCGCGCTCGAGAAGCTCCAGGCGGCCAGCTACAAGGTCGCGGAGGAGATGTATCGCGCCACCGGTCAGGCCGGAGGGGCTCCTCCGCCGGGGGCTGAGCCTTCCGCGGCGCCGGGCAGCCAGGCTTCGCCCAAGAAGGATGATGTGGTGGACGCCGAGTTCCGCCAGTCGTAA
- a CDS encoding diacylglycerol/lipid kinase family protein yields the protein MLVQPLRSPELRQISTSPSATPRVAVLLNANARKVDARVVKALSHVVPEEDLFLSRSPLDARRIAQEVLERGYPLVFTGGGDGTFMGFVNELIRQTDSRGRFAGQPLPRFGVLKLGTGNGIASFVNASSPRGDGVLHDVVRARSGDVSGARRMDLLMVDGQRAPFAGLGVDGKLLNDYIWVKENLGKGFFKKMMTGSGGYFSAVAFKTVPHYVVNSTSVECEIRNGSAGEAYRLGPDGSPMGEPLAPGAVLFQGNLMMAAAATMPFYGYGFRMFPFANHRRGMMHLRLGQVSAASILAHLPKLWAGRWFPEGIHDFHAKEVTIRFATPMPFQVGGDAAGYREALTLSVAPESIDLVDFHGEMN from the coding sequence ATGCTGGTTCAGCCCCTTCGCTCTCCGGAGCTCCGTCAGATCTCGACGAGCCCGAGTGCTACACCGCGGGTTGCCGTGCTGCTCAATGCCAACGCCCGGAAGGTCGACGCCCGGGTTGTAAAGGCCCTTTCGCACGTGGTTCCAGAAGAGGATCTGTTCCTTTCCCGTTCCCCCTTGGACGCTCGGCGGATTGCTCAGGAAGTACTCGAGCGCGGCTATCCCCTGGTCTTCACGGGCGGTGGCGACGGCACCTTCATGGGCTTCGTGAACGAACTCATCCGCCAGACGGACAGCCGGGGCCGGTTCGCGGGGCAGCCCCTGCCGCGCTTCGGGGTGCTGAAGCTGGGCACGGGCAATGGCATTGCTTCGTTCGTCAATGCCTCCAGTCCCCGCGGTGACGGCGTCCTCCACGATGTGGTGCGCGCCCGCTCGGGTGACGTGTCCGGCGCCCGGCGCATGGACCTGCTGATGGTGGATGGCCAGCGTGCGCCGTTCGCCGGCCTGGGCGTGGATGGCAAGCTGCTCAACGACTACATCTGGGTGAAGGAGAACCTGGGCAAGGGCTTCTTCAAGAAGATGATGACGGGCAGCGGCGGGTACTTCTCTGCCGTGGCCTTCAAGACGGTGCCCCACTATGTGGTGAACTCCACCTCGGTGGAGTGCGAGATTCGCAATGGGAGCGCGGGCGAGGCCTACCGCCTGGGTCCGGACGGCAGCCCCATGGGTGAACCCCTGGCCCCGGGAGCAGTGCTCTTTCAGGGCAATCTGATGATGGCCGCCGCGGCCACCATGCCGTTCTACGGCTATGGCTTCCGCATGTTCCCGTTTGCCAACCACCGCCGCGGGATGATGCACCTGCGGCTGGGCCAGGTGAGCGCGGCCAGCATCCTGGCCCACCTGCCCAAGCTGTGGGCGGGCCGCTGGTTCCCGGAAGGAATTCACGACTTCCACGCCAAGGAAGTGACGATTCGCTTCGCCACCCCCATGCCCTTCCAAGTGGGCGGGGATGCGGCAGGCTATCGCGAAGCGCTGACCCTCTCCGTGGCCCCCGAGTCCATCGACCTGGTGGACTTTCACGGCGAGATGAACTGA